The Rhodobacter sp. genome segment CGCGCTCGCCCGGCGCGATCGCCGCGCCAAAGGCCAGCCGGGGACGGGGCGCCGCGCCCTGCATCATTCCGCCGCGGGCAGGATGCGGCGGGACTGGTTGGCCTGGGCGGTGTAATCCTCCTGCCAGGCGCTGGGCCCGTTCGAGGGCGCGACCTGCACCGCCGTCACCTTGTATTCCGGGCAGTTCGTCGCCCAGTCCGAGAAATCGGTGGTGACGACGTTGGCCTGCGTGTCGGGGTGGTGAAAGGTGGTATAGACCACGCCGGGCGACACCCGGTCGGTGATCGTCGCCTTGAGCGTCGTCTCGCCCGCGCGCGAGGTCAGCCGCACCATATCCCCCTCGCGGATGCCGCGATTTTCGGCGTCGTGGGGGTGGATTTCCAGCAGGTCCTGATCGTGCCAGACGGTGTTCGGGGTGCGCCGCGTCTGCGCGCCCACGTTATACTGGCTGAGGATGCGCCCGGTGGTCAGCAGCAGCGGGAAGCGCGGCCCGGTCCGTTCGTCCGTCGCGACATAGTCGGTGCGGATGAATTTGCCCTTGCCGCGCACGAACCCGCCGACATGCATGGTCGGCGTGCCCTCGGGCGCCTTTTCGTTGCACGGCCACTGGACCGATCCCATCTCCTCGATCAGATCGTAGCTGACACCGGCGAAGCTGGGGGTCAGCAGGGCGATTTCGTCCATGATCTGGCTGGGGTGCGCATAGTTCCAGTTCGCGCCCATCGCGTTGGCCAGCATCTGGGTGATTTCCCAGTCCGCATAGCCGTTCTTCGGCGCCATCACCTTGCGCACCATGTTGATGCGCCGCTCGGCGTTGGTAAAGGTCCCGTCCTTTTCCAGGAATGTCGAACCCGGCAGGAACACATGCGCGTAATTCGCCGTCTCGTTCAGGAAGAGGTCGTGCACGATGACGCATTCCATCGCCGCCAGACCGGCCGCGACGTGGTGCGTGTCGGGGTCGGATTGCAGGATGTCCTCGCCCTGGCAATAGAGCGCCTTGAAGCTGCCCTCGACCGCGGCGTCCAGCATGTTGGGGATGCGCAGGCCCGGCTCGGGGTCGATCGCGGTGCCCCAGACGCCCTGGAACAGCGCGCGCACATCGTCGTTCTTGACGTGGCGATAGCCCGGCAGTTCATGCGGGAAGCTGCCCATGTCGCAGCTGCCCTGAACGTTGTTCTGGCCCCGCAGCGGGTTCACGCCGACGCCCCGGCGGCCGATGTTGCCGGTCAGCATGGCCAGGTTGGCGATGCCGATCACCGTGGTCGAGCCCTGGCTGTGTTCGGTCACGCCGAGTCCATAGTAGATCGCCGCGTTGCCGCCGGTGGCGTAAAGCCGGGCGGCCTTGCGGACGGTGTCGGCGGGAACGCCGGTCAGGGCCTCGGTCGCCTCGGGGCTGTTGCGCGCTTCGCTGACAAAGGCGGCGTAGTCCTGGAATTCGTCCCAGTCGCAACGCTCGCGGATGAAGGTCTCGTTCGCCAGCCCTTCGGTCACGATCACATGCGCCAGCGCGGTGACCACGGCGACGTTCGTGCCGGGGCGCAAGGCCAGGTGGTGCGCGGCGCGGATATGGGCGCTGTCCCGCACCAGTTCGGTGCGGCGCGGATCGACGACGATCAGCCGGGCCCCGGCGCGCAGACGCTTCTTCAGGCGGCTGCCAAAGACCGGGTGCGCGTCCGTCGGGTTGGCGCCAATGATCATGACGACATCGGCCTCGTCCACGGAATCGAAATCCTGGGTGCCGGCCGAGGTGCCGAAGGTCTGCCCCAGCCCGTAGCCGGTGGGCGAATGGCACACGCGGGCGCAGGTGTCAGTATTGTTGTTGCCGAACACCGCGCGCGTCAGCTTCTGCACCAGGAAGGTTTCCTCGTTGGTGCAGCGCGACGAGGTGATGACCCCGACCGACTGCCGGCCGTATTCGGCCATCAGCCCCTTGAGCCGCGCGGCGGTAAAGCTCAGCGCCTCGTCCCACGAGACTTCGCGCCAGGGATCGGTGATCTTGTCGCGGATCATCGGCGACAGGATGCGGTCCTTGTGCGTCGCATAGCCCCAGGCGAAGCGGCCCTTGACGCAGCTGTGGCCGTGGTTGGCCTTGCCGCTCTTGTGCGGGACCATGCGGACGAGCTGGTCGCCGCGCATTTCGGCCTTGAAGTTGCAGCCGACACCGCAATAGGCGCAGGTGGTGACGACGCTGCGCGCGGCGGTGCCCAGTTCGACCACCGACTTTTCGATCAGGGTCGCGGTCGGGCAGGCCTGCACGCAAGCGCCGCAGCTGACGCAATCCGACGACAGGAAGGTGTCGCCCTTCATCCCCGCCGAGACGCGGCTGTCCCAGCCCCGACCCTGGATCGTCAGCGCAAAGGTGCCCTGCACTTCCTCGCAGGCGCGCACGCAGCGCGAGCAGACGATGCATTTGGAGGGGTCATAATCGAAATAGGGGTTCGACTGATCCTTGGCCATCCATTGCGGGTTGGCGTGGCCGTTCTGGCGCGGGCGGAAATGGGTGTCGATCGCGTCGTAGCGCACGTCGCGCAGACCCACCGCCCCGGCCATGTCCTGCAATTCGCAATCGCCGTTGGCGGCGCAGGTCAGGCAGTCAAGCGGGTGGTCCGAAATGTAAAGCTCCATCACCCCCTTGCGCAGTTGCTGCAAGGTGTCGGTCTGGGTGTGGACCGTCAGTCCCTCGGCCACCGGGGTGGTGCAGGACGCGGGGGTGCCGTTGCGCCCCTCGATCTGCACCAGGCACAGCCGGCACGAGCCGAAGGCCTCGACGCTGTCGGTCGCGCACAGCTTGGGAATGTCGATCCCGGCCAGCGCCGCCGCGCGCATGATCGAGGTCCCCTCGGGCACCGTCACCGCGAAACCGTCGATGGTCAGCGACACCTGCCTGGTGGATTTCGACGCGGGCGTGCCATAGTCGCGGTCATCCCAGGGAATGATGAAGTCCTTCATTTCGTGGTCTCCCCTCGGGGCTGGGCTTTGGGCTGGGTGCAGCGGTCGATCAGCTCGCTGCGCAACAGGGTCAGCAGGTCGGGCGCGGGCGCGGGCCGGGAGGCGGTCATTCCGCCGCCTCGCGCGCACGGGCGAAATCGTCGGGGAAATGGGTGACGGCGGACATCACCGGATAGGGGGTGAACCCCCCCAGCGCGCAGAGCGAGCCGGCCTTCATGGTGGTGCACAGGTCGGTCAGCAAGGGCAGCGCCGAGGCATCGCCAGCCGCCACGCGGTCCAGCGTTTCCACGCCGCGGACCGCCCCGATGCGGCACGGCGTGCACTTGCCGCAGCTTTCGATGGCGCAGAATTCCATGGCGAAGCGGGCCATGGCCAGCATATCCAGGCTGTCGTCGGCCACCGTCAGCCCGGCGTGGCCGATCAGCCCGTCCTTGGCCGCGAAATCCTCGTAGGTGAAGGGCGTATCGAACAGCGCGGGCGGAAACCAGGCGCCCAGGGGGCCGCCGACCTGCACCGCCTTGACCGGCCGGCCCGTCGCCGTGCCGCCGCCGATGTCGTTCACGATCTCGCCCAGCGTCAGGCCAAAGGCGGCCTCGAACAGGCCGCCGCGCCGGACGTTGCCCGCCAGTTGCAGCGCCATCGTGCCGCGCGACCGGCCCAGGCCAAAGTCCTGATAGAACGCCGCGCCCTTGTCCAGGATCACCGGCACCGAGGCCAGCGAGATCACGTTGTTCACGACCGTCGGCTGCCCCAGGAACCCCTCGAGCGCGGGCAGCGGCGGTTTCGCGCGGACCACGCCGCGCTTGCCTTCGAGCGAGTTCAACAGGCTGGTTTCCTCGCCGCAGACATAGGCGCCAGCGCCGACGCGGACCTCCATGTCAAACGCGTGGTCCGACCCCAGGACGCGCGCGCCCAGCACCCCGGCGGCCCGCGCCACCGCGATCGCCTGGCGCATCTGGTCGATCGCCACGGGATATTCCGACCGCGTGTAGACATAGCCCCGCGTCGCGCCGACGGCGATGCCGGCGATCACCATCCCCTCGATCAGGGTCAGCGGATCGCCTTCCATCAGCATCCGGTCGGCAAAGGTCGCGCTGTCGCCCTCGTCGGCGTTGCAGACGATGTATTTCTGCGCCGCCCGGGCATCGAGCACGGTCTTCCACTTGATCCCCGTCGGAAAGCCGGCGCCCCCGCGTCCGCGCAGGCCCGAGGCGGTCACGTCCTGCACCACCTGAGCGGGGGTCATCGTCAGGGCGCGTTTCAGCCCGTTCAACCCGCCGTGCGCCTGGTAGTCGTCCAGCGACAAGGGATCGGTCAGGCCCACGCGGGCAAAGGTCAGCCGGGTCTGGCGCGCCATCCAGGGCAGCTTGTCGGTCAGGCCCAGCGCCTTGGGGTGGGCGGCCGCGTCGTCGAACAGCGCGGGCACATCGGCCGGGTCCATCGGGCCAAAGGCCAGGCGGCCGGCGTCGGTCTCGATCTCGACCAGCGGTTCCAGCCAGACCATCCCGCGCGAGCCGTTGCGCACCAGCGTCAGCGCAACGCCGCGCTTGTCGGCTTCGGCGCGGATGGCAGCGGCGACATCGTCGGCGCCCAGCGCGACAGCGGCGGAATCCATGGGAACATAGAGTTTCATCACCGCACCTCGTCCAGAATCGCGTCCAGTTTCGCCGCGTCCGCGCGGCCCACCAGCTTGCCGTTGACCATCGCCGCCGGACCGCAGGCGCACAGCCCCAGGCAGAACACGGGTTCCAGCGTCACGGCGCCGTTGGCCGTGGTCTCGTGCCAGTCGATGCCCAGCTTGCCGCGCGCGTGATCGGCCAGCGCGTCGGCGCCGACCGATTGGCAGGCCTCGGCGCGGCACAGTTTCAGCACCGTGCGCCCGGCCGGTTCGCTGCGGAAATCGTGATAGAAGGACATGACGCCATGGGCCTCGGCGCGGCTGATCGCCTGATCTTGGGCGATCACCGGCAGCGCGGCCTCGGGGACATGGCCAAAAGCCGCCTGCACGGCATGGAGGATCGGCAGCAAGGCGCCTTCCATCCCGCGATGGGCTTCGAGGATTTCGTGCAGGGTCTGCTCCTGGGCGGTGCCGAGGGACGGGGTGGCTGACATCTGGCTTCTCCGATCGGTTGGCGCCGGGGTAACGCCAAGTCGATTGACAATCAAATTATGATTTCCGTTGTTTGATAGATTGCATCTATCGAAACGGCTCAGGCCAGACATTCCACGAACGCATCCAGCAACAAGGTGCGGCGACCGACCGGCGGCAGAATGAAAGCGACATTCGCGATGCCCGCGACGCCGCCCGTCAGGGGGATGCAGGCCAGCCCGCGCCCCTCGGCAAAGAAGGCGGCGGTGCGGGCGGGCAGGATCGTGGCGGTGTGTTTCTCGGTCACATGGCTGACCAGCGCGACGATCGAACTGCTTTCGATTCGCGGCGAGGCGACGATTCCCACCTTGGCAAGATTGCGGTCGATGATCCGCCGGTTCTGCATGTCGGGGGTCAGCAGGCCCAGTTCGAACCCGCCCAGATCCGCCCAGGTCAGCGTCTCGGGCAGGTCGGGGTCGGCGGGCGTCACCAGCGCGTAATGCTCCTCATAAAGCAGCAGCGACTTGAAGCCCGGCAGCCGGTCGCGCGGATTGTCGGCGGTGGCATAGCTGAGCCCGGCGTCGATCTCGAAATCGGCCAGACGTTCCAGGATCTCGTGGCTGTTGAGCGAGTCGATCCTGAGCCGAACGCCCGGGTGGTCATCCAGAAAGGGCCGCGTCAGGTCGTGCACCGCCGCCAGCGCCGTCGGGATCACCCCCAGCCTGAGCGTGCCCGACAACCCCCTGCGCGCGACCGCGACATCGGATTTCAGCGCGCGCGCCTCGGCGACGATGGCCTTGGCGCGGGCCAGCACGCGCTCGCCCTCGGGCGTCAGGCCGATGAACCGGGCGCCGCGCTGGACCAGTTGCACGCCAAGGTGCTCTTCCAGCGACTTGATCGCCGAGCTGAGGGTCGGCTGGGTCACGTTGCACGCCGTGGCCGCGCGGCCAAAGTGGCGCTCGCGGGCCAGGGCGATGAGCATTTCCAGCTTGTCGATCATGGTGCCACAGTGCCGCGTCTCGTGACCCGGCGGAAGGGGTCAGCGGCCGATATCCTCGGGCGCGACGGCGACCGTCTTGATGACCGCGTGGCAGGCGACGCCTGGCGCCAGGCCCAGCGCCAGCGCCGAGCGTTGCGTGACCCGGGCCAGCACCCGCCCCGCCGCGGTATCGAGCGACACGATCGCCCCGGGCCCGCCCCCCGGGCGGACCTCGTGCACCACGGCGGGCAGGATGTTCAGCGCGGACAGTCCCTGCGGGCGCTCGCGCGACAAAAGCACGTCATGCGCGGCGATGCGCAGGCGCAGCGCGGTCCCGGGCGCCTGCGGCACCCGCGGCAGGAACAGCGGCAGGCCGCCGGCGTCCAGTTCGCTCAACCCGTCGTCATGGTGGCGGCGCACGCGCGCCTCCAGCACGGCGCCGGCGGCGCGCGCGCCCAGGGGCGTCACCCCGGGATCGCCCAGAACCTCGGCGGCGGGGCCCTGCCGCACCACCCGCCCGCCGTCCAGCACGACCACGGTCGTTGCCAGGCGCGCGACCTCGGCGGCGGAATGGCTTACATAGAGGATCGGCACCCGGGTTG includes the following:
- the fdhF gene encoding formate dehydrogenase subunit alpha, yielding MKDFIIPWDDRDYGTPASKSTRQVSLTIDGFAVTVPEGTSIMRAAALAGIDIPKLCATDSVEAFGSCRLCLVQIEGRNGTPASCTTPVAEGLTVHTQTDTLQQLRKGVMELYISDHPLDCLTCAANGDCELQDMAGAVGLRDVRYDAIDTHFRPRQNGHANPQWMAKDQSNPYFDYDPSKCIVCSRCVRACEEVQGTFALTIQGRGWDSRVSAGMKGDTFLSSDCVSCGACVQACPTATLIEKSVVELGTAARSVVTTCAYCGVGCNFKAEMRGDQLVRMVPHKSGKANHGHSCVKGRFAWGYATHKDRILSPMIRDKITDPWREVSWDEALSFTAARLKGLMAEYGRQSVGVITSSRCTNEETFLVQKLTRAVFGNNNTDTCARVCHSPTGYGLGQTFGTSAGTQDFDSVDEADVVMIIGANPTDAHPVFGSRLKKRLRAGARLIVVDPRRTELVRDSAHIRAAHHLALRPGTNVAVVTALAHVIVTEGLANETFIRERCDWDEFQDYAAFVSEARNSPEATEALTGVPADTVRKAARLYATGGNAAIYYGLGVTEHSQGSTTVIGIANLAMLTGNIGRRGVGVNPLRGQNNVQGSCDMGSFPHELPGYRHVKNDDVRALFQGVWGTAIDPEPGLRIPNMLDAAVEGSFKALYCQGEDILQSDPDTHHVAAGLAAMECVIVHDLFLNETANYAHVFLPGSTFLEKDGTFTNAERRINMVRKVMAPKNGYADWEITQMLANAMGANWNYAHPSQIMDEIALLTPSFAGVSYDLIEEMGSVQWPCNEKAPEGTPTMHVGGFVRGKGKFIRTDYVATDERTGPRFPLLLTTGRILSQYNVGAQTRRTPNTVWHDQDLLEIHPHDAENRGIREGDMVRLTSRAGETTLKATITDRVSPGVVYTTFHHPDTQANVVTTDFSDWATNCPEYKVTAVQVAPSNGPSAWQEDYTAQANQSRRILPAAE
- a CDS encoding NADH-quinone oxidoreductase subunit NuoF, with product MKLYVPMDSAAVALGADDVAAAIRAEADKRGVALTLVRNGSRGMVWLEPLVEIETDAGRLAFGPMDPADVPALFDDAAAHPKALGLTDKLPWMARQTRLTFARVGLTDPLSLDDYQAHGGLNGLKRALTMTPAQVVQDVTASGLRGRGGAGFPTGIKWKTVLDARAAQKYIVCNADEGDSATFADRMLMEGDPLTLIEGMVIAGIAVGATRGYVYTRSEYPVAIDQMRQAIAVARAAGVLGARVLGSDHAFDMEVRVGAGAYVCGEETSLLNSLEGKRGVVRAKPPLPALEGFLGQPTVVNNVISLASVPVILDKGAAFYQDFGLGRSRGTMALQLAGNVRRGGLFEAAFGLTLGEIVNDIGGGTATGRPVKAVQVGGPLGAWFPPALFDTPFTYEDFAAKDGLIGHAGLTVADDSLDMLAMARFAMEFCAIESCGKCTPCRIGAVRGVETLDRVAAGDASALPLLTDLCTTMKAGSLCALGGFTPYPVMSAVTHFPDDFARAREAAE
- a CDS encoding formate dehydrogenase subunit gamma; translated protein: MSATPSLGTAQEQTLHEILEAHRGMEGALLPILHAVQAAFGHVPEAALPVIAQDQAISRAEAHGVMSFYHDFRSEPAGRTVLKLCRAEACQSVGADALADHARGKLGIDWHETTANGAVTLEPVFCLGLCACGPAAMVNGKLVGRADAAKLDAILDEVR
- a CDS encoding LysR family transcriptional regulator; this encodes MIDKLEMLIALARERHFGRAATACNVTQPTLSSAIKSLEEHLGVQLVQRGARFIGLTPEGERVLARAKAIVAEARALKSDVAVARRGLSGTLRLGVIPTALAAVHDLTRPFLDDHPGVRLRIDSLNSHEILERLADFEIDAGLSYATADNPRDRLPGFKSLLLYEEHYALVTPADPDLPETLTWADLGGFELGLLTPDMQNRRIIDRNLAKVGIVASPRIESSSIVALVSHVTEKHTATILPARTAAFFAEGRGLACIPLTGGVAGIANVAFILPPVGRRTLLLDAFVECLA
- the modC gene encoding molybdenum ABC transporter ATP-binding protein, whose amino-acid sequence is MTLSVRLHHRQGAFALDAAFEAPPGLTVLFGRSGSGKTTLVNALAGLIRPDAGRIAVGDRVLFDSDRGLCLPPHRRRLGYVFQEGRLFPHLSVRQNLLYGRWFAPRGARAEDLSRVVAMLGIEGLLDRRPAALSGGEKQRVAIGRALLAAPGLILADEPLAALDEARKAEILPYFERLRDATRVPILYVSHSAAEVARLATTVVVLDGGRVVRQGPAAEVLGDPGVTPLGARAAGAVLEARVRRHHDDGLSELDAGGLPLFLPRVPQAPGTALRLRIAAHDVLLSRERPQGLSALNILPAVVHEVRPGGGPGAIVSLDTAAGRVLARVTQRSALALGLAPGVACHAVIKTVAVAPEDIGR